A genome region from Myxococcales bacterium includes the following:
- the hprK gene encoding HPr(Ser) kinase/phosphatase has product MAAAVTVGELLGADLGLEARVLTTATGAGRPIRAPRIQKPGLALTGWNEQLHDGRLLILGGTEINYLDGCDQAARELAIATMLASSPAAVLVSRGLAVPPQLVAACDQHDVPVVASTLVTSDLIVRITGWLAERMAPETSIHGVLLDVLGIGILLLGPSGIGKSETALDLVVRGHRLVADDIVIIRKKAGFVFGSGSGIIRHHMEIRGLGIINIKDLFGVAAIREAKKVELVVELVEWDANEEYDRLGLDERCYTVLDVQVPMVRLPVRPGRNLSTIIEVAARNQLLKFQGHHSAREFQDRLNRAIAEARPQTGFDVDVIE; this is encoded by the coding sequence ATGGCGGCGGCGGTCACGGTCGGGGAGTTGCTGGGCGCCGACCTCGGCCTCGAGGCCCGGGTGCTCACGACCGCGACGGGCGCCGGGCGCCCGATCCGCGCGCCGCGCATCCAGAAGCCGGGGCTGGCGCTGACCGGCTGGAACGAGCAGCTCCACGACGGGCGCCTGCTGATCCTCGGCGGCACCGAGATCAACTACCTCGACGGCTGCGATCAGGCCGCGCGCGAGCTGGCGATCGCGACGATGCTGGCGTCGTCGCCGGCCGCGGTCCTGGTCAGCCGCGGGCTGGCGGTCCCGCCGCAGCTGGTGGCCGCGTGCGATCAGCACGACGTGCCGGTGGTGGCGTCGACGCTCGTGACCTCGGATCTGATCGTGCGCATCACCGGCTGGCTGGCGGAGCGCATGGCGCCCGAGACCTCGATCCACGGGGTCCTGCTCGACGTGCTCGGGATCGGCATCCTGCTGCTCGGCCCCAGCGGCATCGGCAAGAGCGAGACCGCGCTCGATCTGGTCGTGCGCGGCCACCGGCTGGTCGCCGACGACATCGTCATCATCCGCAAGAAGGCCGGGTTCGTGTTCGGCTCGGGCTCCGGGATCATCCGCCACCACATGGAGATCCGCGGGCTGGGCATCATCAACATCAAGGACCTGTTCGGCGTCGCGGCGATCCGCGAGGCCAAGAAGGTCGAGCTGGTGGTCGAGCTGGTCGAGTGGGACGCCAACGAGGAGTACGACCGGCTCGGCCTCGACGAGCGCTGCTACACGGTGCTCGACGTGCAGGTGCCGATGGTGCGCCTGCCGGTGCGGCCCGGCCGCAACCTGTCGACGATCATCGAGGTCGCGGCCCGCAACCAGCTGCTCAAGTTCCAGGGCCACCACTCGGCCCGCGAGTTCCAGGACCGTCTCAACCGCGCGATCGCCGAGGCCCGGCCCCAGACCGGCTTCGACGTCGACGTGATCGAGTAG
- a CDS encoding PTS sugar transporter subunit IIA, translating to MKIVDLIGRDMIVPALAGVGKRAILEELAAHIAAQHPRIDRASLTRVLIDREQLASTAIGEGVAIPHGKLSSVTEIVACLGRIRDGVDFDAMDKQPTFLFFVLVAPESSTGAHLKALARISRVFKDHGFRKRLLDAPDADGMFAVIAEEDAKY from the coding sequence ATGAAGATCGTCGATCTGATCGGGCGCGACATGATCGTGCCGGCCCTGGCCGGGGTCGGCAAGCGCGCCATCCTCGAGGAGCTGGCCGCGCACATCGCCGCCCAGCACCCGCGCATCGATCGCGCGAGCCTGACCCGTGTGCTGATCGATCGCGAGCAGCTGGCGTCGACCGCGATCGGCGAGGGCGTCGCCATCCCCCACGGCAAGCTCAGCAGCGTCACCGAGATCGTGGCGTGCCTGGGCCGGATCCGGGACGGCGTCGACTTCGACGCGATGGACAAGCAGCCGACCTTCCTGTTCTTCGTGCTGGTCGCGCCGGAGTCGTCGACCGGGGCGCACCTGAAGGCGCTCGCGCGCATCAGCCGCGTCTTCAAGGATCACGGCTTCCGCAAGCGGCTGCTCGACGCGCCCGACGCCGACGGCATGTTCGCGGTGATCGCCGAGGAAGACGCCAAGTACTGA
- the raiA gene encoding ribosome-associated translation inhibitor RaiA yields MQFSVVFRHMEPSEALKSYARERMDRVRKYLPDPIGCHVVFSTERHNHRVDVNFQLHNGLTVAGHETTENMYSSVDLVIAKIERQVRRYKGKVEEQRVRPHHVEPLPWSHSIVEEAFAHAEPATNPPEPPAYSVERTESFHANPMTVSDAIAQLNLAHETVLVFRSTEAEGRISVVYRRDDGKYGLIETPASA; encoded by the coding sequence ATGCAGTTCTCGGTCGTGTTCCGGCACATGGAACCCTCGGAGGCCCTCAAGTCGTACGCGCGTGAGCGCATGGATCGGGTGCGCAAGTACCTGCCCGATCCGATCGGCTGTCACGTCGTGTTCTCGACGGAGCGTCACAACCATCGCGTCGACGTCAACTTCCAGCTGCACAACGGGCTGACCGTCGCCGGCCACGAGACCACCGAGAACATGTACTCCTCGGTCGACCTGGTCATCGCGAAGATCGAGCGCCAGGTCCGCCGGTACAAGGGCAAGGTCGAGGAGCAGCGGGTCCGCCCGCACCACGTCGAGCCGCTGCCGTGGTCGCACTCGATCGTCGAGGAGGCCTTCGCCCACGCGGAGCCGGCGACCAACCCGCCCGAGCCGCCGGCGTACTCGGTCGAGCGGACCGAGTCGTTCCACGCCAACCCGATGACGGTCTCGGACGCGATCGCCCAGCTGAACCTGGCGCACGAGACGGTGCTGGTGTTCCGGTCGACCGAGGCCGAGGGGCGGATCTCGGTGGTCTACCGGCGCGACGACGGCAAGTACGGCCTGATCGAGACCCCCGCCAGCGCCTGA
- a CDS encoding Crp/Fnr family transcriptional regulator, protein MTDPKRTLWYLKKVAVLAEAGPDVLARLAEKVELREVRRRDVVYLPGDPSRSLFFVCGGRLKICKVTRDGKSLTLGYCGPADMFGESCLIGVAARTEMAEAVENALLAEVDKADFERILLSSAALATAVARAVITRRHELENKLEALVFRDVSAKLAEQLLLLADEYGVDDVRGKLVAMKITHQELANLIGSTRETVSLTLSQFKRKRLIVTDGRKVILSDLTALRALF, encoded by the coding sequence GTGACCGATCCGAAGCGGACGCTGTGGTACCTGAAGAAGGTCGCGGTCCTCGCCGAGGCCGGCCCGGACGTCCTGGCCCGGCTCGCCGAGAAGGTGGAGCTGCGCGAGGTGCGGCGCCGCGACGTGGTCTACCTGCCCGGCGATCCGAGCCGCTCGCTGTTCTTCGTCTGCGGCGGGCGCCTGAAGATCTGCAAGGTGACCCGCGACGGCAAGTCGCTGACGCTGGGCTACTGCGGCCCGGCCGACATGTTCGGCGAGAGCTGCCTCATCGGCGTCGCCGCCCGCACCGAGATGGCCGAGGCGGTCGAGAACGCGCTCCTGGCCGAGGTCGACAAGGCCGACTTCGAGCGCATCCTGCTGTCGAGCGCGGCGCTCGCCACCGCGGTCGCGCGCGCGGTGATCACCCGCCGCCACGAGCTCGAGAACAAGCTCGAGGCGCTGGTGTTCCGCGACGTCTCGGCCAAGCTGGCCGAGCAGCTGCTCCTGCTCGCCGACGAGTACGGCGTCGACGACGTCCGCGGCAAGCTGGTGGCGATGAAGATCACCCACCAGGAGCTGGCCAACCTGATCGGGTCGACCCGCGAGACCGTGTCGTTGACGCTGTCGCAGTTCAAGCGCAAGCGGCTGATCGTCACCGACGGCCGCAAGGTCATCCTGTCGGACCTGACCGCGCTGCGCGCGCTGTTCTGA
- a CDS encoding CPBP family intramembrane metalloprotease — MASPTQNFTRRLYHGPGEPLTLGTTLATYALAIATMYGVAILIGTDRVSGAIALAVGLGLVPLAIARVHEVDRAHLGLTRPRAGAVVGAIVCGAGLWLLALHAAAPVVRLTEREHEVRAWSTALFADQPSVAVVMITMVIVPAVSEELTHRGLLAGGLTPRLGRGLAIALSTLVFALLHLEPARMVATAILGAVAGALAARARSIWPAIALHATNNLIVALLGLRLVPALARAVERDPWLMIAGAAALSLGGFAIAWRSPGPFAPPARRGSGTLRP, encoded by the coding sequence ATGGCGAGCCCGACCCAGAACTTCACCCGACGCTTGTACCACGGGCCCGGCGAGCCGTTGACGCTGGGCACGACCCTGGCGACCTACGCGCTGGCGATCGCGACCATGTACGGCGTCGCGATCCTGATCGGCACCGATCGCGTCTCGGGCGCGATCGCCCTGGCGGTCGGGCTCGGCCTGGTGCCGCTGGCGATCGCGCGCGTGCACGAGGTCGATCGCGCGCACCTGGGGCTGACGCGGCCGCGGGCGGGCGCGGTGGTCGGCGCGATCGTGTGCGGCGCCGGGCTGTGGCTGCTGGCGCTCCACGCCGCGGCGCCGGTGGTGCGGCTGACCGAGCGCGAGCACGAGGTCCGGGCCTGGTCGACCGCGCTGTTCGCCGACCAGCCCAGCGTGGCGGTCGTGATGATCACGATGGTGATCGTGCCGGCGGTGAGCGAGGAGCTGACCCACCGCGGGCTGCTCGCCGGCGGGCTGACGCCGCGGCTCGGGCGCGGGCTGGCGATCGCGCTGTCGACGCTGGTGTTCGCGCTCCTGCACCTCGAGCCGGCGCGGATGGTCGCGACCGCGATCCTCGGCGCGGTGGCGGGTGCGCTCGCGGCCCGGGCCCGCTCGATCTGGCCGGCGATCGCGCTGCACGCCACCAACAACCTGATCGTCGCGCTGCTCGGGTTACGGCTGGTGCCGGCGCTGGCCCGCGCCGTCGAGCGCGACCCGTGGCTCATGATCGCCGGGGCCGCGGCGCTGTCGCTCGGCGGCTTCGCGATCGCCTGGCGCAGCCCCGGGCCGTTCGCGCCCCCGGCCCGGCGCGGTTCTGGTACGTTGCGGCCGTGA
- a CDS encoding TIGR02266 family protein: MDPNTRQAKRAPVTLKIKFKSATLDQFIERYAADVSPGGIFIRTKEPLAVGTQMRFEFQLRDATPLITGDGTVVWTRENDPTRPNAAPGMGVRFDRLGDGSQPILDRILAEKARHPSGQAPITEPPPNKNFMDAPTRVAPSPLMGALAGEPKPKLGQMAPSKAGFADERTDNTPLPRPMPFHSDADEFPEETFEEATKVRSLEELVAATAAPMPTPAPAPTPAAEPPPRATPRAIAATEPTEAPAAQAVTAPIHAVPVPVAPPAPVATPATPPPDEPAIAAAKAAASRPAAVAAPATAAKAPIVPAKATATPAEPTAIPTTSSKGASAVVIGLLLAAIVAAGVWFFVLRKHAGPAEAPTAGTASGSQVAAIAPDAAVAPADAAELAPDAAVEVETEPTVIKANVPNATVEVVETGASGPVPFTADLEVGKAFTIRISAPGFLTSELQVTGGDKTASAKLEVMSKLIHVTSTPAGADIAIDGVSTGKVTPADVPLTRAQAAKSVVRVYLRKRGFSPWTGQIATGDFAVEGDVLAATANGELAVRTAGSGSGSSAGSDSGSDTGSGSGSSTGSGSGSATPTGTGSGSGAGTGTGTGSGSGSGSARRRRPARARGPARARRRRPARAPAPARGPARGPARPSHRQEPGPAPPPARARRRAAARARPSRRRGPARARARRRAAARGRPSRRQARARGPAAAPQVRRRTGCSNPRRHAPRAWAICAARRSGRARRGRRRGPVGQLR; encoded by the coding sequence GTGGATCCAAACACCCGTCAAGCCAAGCGCGCTCCCGTCACGCTGAAGATCAAGTTCAAGAGCGCGACCCTCGATCAGTTCATCGAGCGGTACGCGGCCGACGTGAGCCCCGGCGGGATCTTCATCCGCACCAAGGAGCCGCTGGCCGTCGGCACCCAGATGCGGTTCGAGTTCCAGCTCCGCGACGCCACGCCGCTCATCACCGGTGACGGCACGGTCGTCTGGACCCGCGAGAACGATCCCACCCGGCCCAACGCCGCGCCCGGCATGGGGGTTCGGTTCGATCGCCTCGGCGACGGCAGCCAGCCGATCCTCGATCGCATCCTGGCCGAGAAGGCGCGGCACCCCTCGGGGCAGGCCCCGATCACCGAGCCGCCGCCGAACAAGAACTTCATGGACGCGCCGACGCGGGTCGCGCCGTCGCCGCTGATGGGCGCGCTCGCCGGCGAGCCGAAGCCCAAGCTCGGGCAGATGGCCCCGTCGAAGGCGGGCTTCGCCGACGAGCGGACCGACAACACGCCGCTGCCGCGGCCGATGCCGTTCCACAGCGACGCCGACGAGTTCCCCGAGGAGACCTTCGAGGAGGCCACCAAGGTGCGCTCGCTCGAGGAGCTGGTCGCCGCCACGGCGGCGCCGATGCCGACGCCCGCGCCAGCTCCGACGCCGGCTGCGGAGCCGCCGCCCCGGGCGACGCCGCGCGCCATCGCCGCGACCGAGCCGACCGAGGCCCCGGCCGCGCAGGCGGTGACCGCGCCGATCCACGCGGTGCCGGTGCCGGTGGCGCCGCCCGCGCCGGTGGCCACGCCCGCGACCCCGCCGCCCGACGAGCCGGCGATCGCCGCGGCCAAGGCGGCCGCGTCCCGGCCCGCGGCGGTCGCCGCGCCGGCCACGGCGGCGAAGGCGCCGATCGTCCCGGCCAAGGCCACGGCGACGCCCGCGGAGCCGACCGCAATCCCGACGACGTCGTCGAAGGGTGCCTCGGCCGTGGTCATCGGGCTGCTGCTGGCCGCGATCGTCGCCGCCGGCGTCTGGTTCTTCGTCCTGCGCAAGCACGCCGGGCCCGCCGAGGCTCCGACCGCGGGCACCGCGTCCGGCAGCCAGGTCGCCGCGATCGCGCCCGACGCGGCGGTCGCACCGGCCGACGCCGCCGAGCTCGCGCCCGACGCGGCGGTGGAGGTGGAGACCGAGCCGACCGTCATCAAGGCCAACGTGCCCAACGCCACCGTCGAGGTGGTCGAGACCGGCGCGAGCGGCCCGGTGCCGTTCACCGCCGACCTCGAGGTCGGCAAGGCGTTCACGATCCGGATCAGCGCGCCCGGGTTCCTCACCAGCGAGCTGCAGGTCACCGGCGGTGACAAGACCGCGAGCGCCAAGCTCGAGGTGATGTCGAAGCTCATCCACGTGACCTCGACCCCGGCCGGCGCCGACATCGCGATCGACGGCGTCAGCACCGGCAAGGTCACGCCGGCCGACGTCCCGTTGACGCGGGCCCAGGCGGCCAAGAGCGTCGTGCGGGTCTACCTGCGCAAGCGCGGCTTCTCGCCGTGGACGGGGCAGATCGCGACCGGCGACTTCGCCGTCGAGGGCGACGTGCTGGCCGCGACCGCGAACGGCGAGCTGGCGGTGCGCACCGCCGGCAGCGGCTCCGGGTCCTCGGCCGGCTCCGACAGCGGCTCGGACACGGGCTCGGGCTCGGGTTCGAGCACGGGCTCGGGCTCGGGCTCGGCGACGCCCACCGGGACCGGCTCGGGCTCGGGCGCGGGGACCGGCACGGGCACGGGCTCGGGCTCGGGCTCGGGCTCGGCTCGGCGACGCCGACCGGCACGGGCACGGGGTCCGGCTCGGGCTCGGCGACGCCGACCGGCACGGGCACCGGCACCGGCTCGGGGACCGGCACGGGGACCGGCTCGGCCAAGCCACCGACAGGAACCGGGGCCGGCTCCGCCACCGGCACGGGCTCGGCGACGGGCAGCGGCACGGGCTCGGCCAAGCCGCCGACGGGGACCGGCACGGGCACGGGCTCGGCGACGGGCAGCGGCTCGGGGTCGGCCAAGCCGCCGACAGGCTCGGGCTCGGGGACCGGCAGCGGCACCGCAGGTCCGACGCCGGACTGGATGCAGTAACCCACGACGGCACGCCCCGCGCGCGTGGGCGATCTGCGCCGCGCGGCGGAGCGGGCGCGCGCGCCGCGGTCGGCGACGGGGGCCGGTCGGTCAGTTGAGGTAG
- the ggt gene encoding gamma-glutamyltransferase: protein MTREIAMNTARERTGDRRAHPRPHARGARAAIAVVALLAVARPARSAYGPPLTSRTGAVAADDPTASAVGAAVLGDGGNAMDAAVATVLALGVVNPTSSGIGGGGFAIVYDAASGQTVALDFREVAPAALDPGDFVRDGAIDPNLARRGGLAVGVPGEVAGLALMSQRFGRLSWRRVVAPSVRLARDGYATSWFFAQAAARVAPDLPDEPAYLPLRALLTEDGAPRRWGQPMARPALAATLAALATDPRALAVGPIADDIVATAAAAGGVLTAADLADYVVAERAPLRGSWHGLELATMPIPSSGGAVLLEALALLDRAKVDLPRLGPGSSAALHLIAEAAKHGFADRARALGDTDAGRAAAAAMLEPKRLDALARTLAPDHTLPSARYGEPAPVVTHGPGGTSHVCVIDRDGNAVSLTTTVNGYYGSKLVTAGGVVLNNQMDDFALAADTSNMFGLRQGAENLVGPGKRPLSSMTPVLVFEGGKVVGCVGGSGGPRIISNVLQVLLGMFAFDLDPRAAVGAPRVHHQWLPDVLTVEADLPADVRDGLTARGHTVVISPSPTAVQVLRVRPDGVIEAASDPRKNGAPAAPAR, encoded by the coding sequence ATGACCCGCGAGATTGCAATGAACACGGCCCGCGAGCGCACGGGCGATCGCCGCGCCCACCCTCGCCCACACGCGCGCGGCGCCCGGGCCGCGATCGCCGTGGTCGCCCTGCTGGCGGTCGCCCGCCCGGCGCGCTCGGCCTACGGCCCGCCGCTCACCTCGCGAACCGGCGCCGTCGCTGCGGACGACCCCACGGCCAGCGCGGTCGGCGCCGCGGTCCTCGGCGACGGCGGCAACGCCATGGACGCCGCGGTCGCGACCGTGCTCGCGCTCGGGGTCGTCAACCCGACCTCGTCCGGGATCGGTGGCGGCGGGTTCGCGATCGTCTACGACGCCGCGTCCGGCCAGACCGTCGCCCTCGACTTCCGCGAGGTCGCGCCGGCGGCGCTGGACCCCGGCGACTTCGTCCGCGACGGCGCGATCGACCCGAACCTGGCGCGCCGCGGGGGCCTGGCCGTGGGCGTCCCCGGCGAGGTCGCCGGCCTCGCGCTGATGTCGCAGCGGTTCGGACGCCTCAGCTGGCGCCGCGTGGTGGCGCCATCGGTGCGGCTGGCGCGCGACGGCTACGCGACCAGCTGGTTCTTCGCCCAGGCCGCGGCGCGCGTGGCCCCCGACCTGCCGGACGAGCCGGCCTATCTCCCGCTGCGCGCGCTGCTCACCGAGGACGGCGCGCCGCGCCGCTGGGGGCAGCCGATGGCGCGCCCGGCGCTGGCGGCCACGCTCGCGGCGCTCGCGACCGATCCCCGGGCGCTGGCCGTCGGGCCGATCGCCGACGACATCGTCGCCACGGCGGCGGCCGCCGGCGGGGTGCTGACCGCGGCTGATCTGGCGGACTACGTCGTCGCCGAGCGCGCGCCGCTGCGCGGCTCGTGGCACGGGCTCGAGCTCGCGACCATGCCGATCCCGTCGTCGGGCGGCGCCGTGCTCCTCGAGGCCCTCGCGCTGCTCGATCGCGCGAAGGTCGACCTCCCGCGCCTGGGGCCAGGCTCGTCCGCGGCGCTGCACCTGATCGCCGAGGCCGCCAAGCACGGGTTCGCGGATCGCGCGCGCGCCCTCGGCGACACCGACGCGGGCCGCGCCGCCGCCGCCGCGATGCTCGAGCCCAAGCGCCTCGACGCGCTGGCCCGGACGCTCGCGCCCGATCACACGCTGCCGAGCGCGCGCTACGGCGAGCCGGCGCCGGTCGTGACCCACGGCCCGGGCGGCACCAGCCACGTGTGCGTGATCGATCGCGACGGCAACGCCGTGTCGCTCACGACCACGGTCAACGGCTACTACGGCAGCAAGCTGGTCACCGCCGGCGGCGTCGTGCTCAACAACCAGATGGACGACTTCGCGCTCGCCGCCGACACGTCGAACATGTTCGGCCTGCGCCAGGGCGCCGAGAACCTGGTCGGCCCGGGCAAGCGGCCGCTGTCGTCGATGACGCCGGTGCTGGTGTTCGAAGGCGGCAAGGTGGTCGGCTGCGTCGGCGGCTCGGGCGGCCCGCGGATCATCTCGAACGTGCTGCAGGTGCTCCTGGGGATGTTCGCGTTCGACCTCGACCCGCGGGCCGCCGTCGGCGCGCCGCGGGTCCACCACCAGTGGCTGCCCGACGTGCTCACCGTCGAGGCCGACCTGCCCGCCGACGTCCGCGACGGCCTGACCGCGCGCGGCCACACCGTCGTGATCAGCCCGTCGCCGACCGCGGTCCAGGTGTTGCGGGTCCGGCCCGATGGCGTCATCGAGGCCGCCAGCGACCCGCGCAAGAACGGGGCGCCGGCGGCGCCGGCGCGGTAG
- a CDS encoding class I SAM-dependent methyltransferase: MHWRIKGAIQKVLGVVPRGDELHYQLQRRAGGLRNVTREMTIKVDDWRVMVDMLRQCGVQVPGARMLEIGSGWYTLFPFALYAAGAARVVTVDLNRYLRPALTRQCVEVLAVPAHIDVLAATAGVSAGDVEHRLAKVARALAGGADVTAATDGVVEYHAPADASATTLADGSIDIVFSNSVLEHVPGPVIAAIFAEAKRLLPAGGVMIHGVNCGDHYAYGDGKIDQLHYLSYSSARFAKWQNRFLYQNRLRAPDFTELAIAGGFTIALDTSRAKPERLAQLDRITVHPEFAKYTREQLAITSIDFVARK; the protein is encoded by the coding sequence ATGCACTGGCGCATCAAGGGCGCGATCCAGAAGGTCTTGGGTGTCGTCCCCCGCGGCGACGAGCTGCACTACCAGCTCCAGCGGCGGGCCGGCGGCCTCCGCAACGTCACCCGCGAGATGACGATCAAGGTCGACGACTGGCGGGTCATGGTCGACATGCTGCGGCAGTGCGGGGTCCAGGTCCCCGGCGCGCGCATGCTCGAGATCGGGTCCGGCTGGTACACGCTGTTTCCGTTCGCGCTGTACGCGGCCGGCGCCGCGCGCGTGGTCACGGTCGATCTCAACCGCTACCTGCGCCCGGCGTTGACCCGGCAGTGCGTCGAGGTGCTGGCGGTGCCCGCGCACATCGACGTGCTGGCCGCGACCGCCGGGGTCAGCGCCGGCGACGTCGAGCACCGCCTGGCCAAGGTCGCGCGGGCCCTGGCCGGGGGCGCCGACGTCACGGCCGCGACCGACGGCGTGGTCGAGTACCACGCCCCGGCCGACGCCAGCGCCACGACCCTGGCCGACGGCTCGATCGACATCGTCTTCTCGAACAGCGTGCTCGAGCACGTGCCGGGCCCGGTGATCGCGGCGATCTTCGCCGAGGCGAAGCGGCTCTTGCCGGCCGGCGGCGTGATGATCCACGGCGTCAACTGCGGCGACCACTACGCCTACGGCGACGGCAAGATCGATCAGCTCCACTACCTGTCGTACTCGTCGGCGCGGTTCGCCAAGTGGCAGAACCGGTTCCTGTACCAGAACCGGCTGCGCGCGCCCGACTTCACCGAGCTCGCCATCGCGGGCGGCTTCACGATCGCGCTCGACACGTCGCGGGCCAAGCCCGAGCGCCTGGCCCAGCTCGACCGGATCACCGTGCACCCCGAGTTCGCGAAGTACACCCGCGAGCAGCTGGCGATCACGTCGATCGACTTCGTCGCGCGCAAGTAG
- a CDS encoding acetyl-CoA carboxylase biotin carboxylase subunit yields MPSPAPEFRPIRRVLVANRGEIAVRVMRTCHELGIETVAVYSDVDRAAPHVQLAGRAIAIGPAPAKDSYLVIEKILAACAASGADAVHPGYGFLSENEDFADACAAAGITFIGPRAHAMRLMGSKTEARKTVSAAGTPVVPGDNGPEGNGFPDVAGAQAAAERIGFPVLIKAAAGGGGKGMRLVAAAADFAAAFEGAKREAAGAFGDDTVYVEKAIIRPRHIEIQVFGDAHGNVVHLGERDCSIQRRHQKVIEEAPSPAVGPELRARMGAAAIAAAKAVDYLGAGTCEFLLGADGGFYFLEMNTRLQVEHPVTEMIYGLDLVAWQLAVAEGRPLPLTQAELDARRRGHALECRIYAEDPVKFLPSPGRITHLRVPDGPYVRNDSGCYEGADIPVHYDPMISKLVVWGEDRAAAVARMRRALDEYQVRGIETNLPFHRRALRHPQFIAGEFDTGFIGREHAALTPHAEGAALDAALIAAALEAAGTRAPSAAGPTADLGGGPSAWRTGRAGWRA; encoded by the coding sequence ATGCCTTCGCCCGCGCCCGAGTTCCGCCCCATCCGCCGCGTGCTGGTCGCCAACCGCGGCGAGATCGCCGTCCGCGTCATGCGCACGTGCCACGAGCTCGGCATCGAGACCGTCGCGGTCTACAGCGACGTCGATCGCGCCGCGCCCCACGTGCAGCTCGCCGGCCGCGCGATCGCGATCGGCCCGGCCCCAGCGAAGGACAGCTACCTGGTGATCGAGAAGATCCTCGCCGCGTGCGCGGCCTCGGGCGCCGACGCGGTCCACCCCGGCTACGGCTTCCTGTCGGAGAACGAGGACTTCGCCGACGCGTGCGCGGCCGCGGGCATCACCTTCATCGGCCCGCGCGCCCACGCGATGCGGCTGATGGGCTCCAAGACCGAGGCCCGGAAGACCGTCAGCGCCGCCGGCACGCCGGTGGTGCCCGGCGACAACGGCCCCGAGGGCAACGGCTTCCCCGACGTCGCCGGCGCCCAGGCCGCCGCCGAGCGCATCGGCTTCCCGGTGCTGATCAAGGCCGCGGCCGGCGGCGGCGGCAAGGGCATGCGCCTGGTGGCCGCGGCCGCTGACTTCGCCGCGGCGTTCGAGGGCGCCAAGCGCGAGGCCGCGGGCGCGTTCGGCGACGACACCGTCTACGTCGAGAAGGCGATCATCCGGCCGCGCCACATCGAGATCCAGGTGTTCGGCGACGCCCACGGCAACGTCGTCCACCTCGGCGAGCGCGACTGCTCGATCCAGCGCCGCCACCAGAAGGTGATCGAGGAGGCGCCCAGCCCCGCGGTCGGCCCCGAGCTGCGCGCGCGCATGGGCGCGGCCGCGATCGCCGCCGCCAAGGCGGTCGACTACCTCGGCGCCGGCACGTGCGAGTTCCTGCTCGGCGCCGACGGCGGCTTCTACTTCCTCGAGATGAACACCCGGCTCCAGGTCGAGCACCCGGTGACCGAGATGATCTACGGCCTCGATCTGGTCGCGTGGCAGCTGGCGGTGGCCGAGGGCCGGCCGCTGCCGCTGACCCAGGCCGAGCTCGACGCCCGCCGCCGCGGCCACGCGCTCGAGTGCCGGATCTACGCCGAGGACCCGGTCAAGTTCCTGCCGTCGCCGGGGCGCATCACGCACCTGCGCGTGCCTGACGGCCCCTACGTCCGCAACGACAGCGGCTGCTACGAGGGCGCCGACATCCCGGTCCACTACGACCCGATGATCTCCAAGCTGGTCGTCTGGGGCGAGGATCGCGCGGCCGCGGTCGCGCGCATGCGCCGCGCGCTCGACGAGTACCAGGTGCGCGGCATCGAGACCAACCTGCCGTTCCACCGCCGCGCGCTGCGCCACCCGCAGTTCATCGCCGGCGAGTTCGACACCGGCTTCATCGGCCGCGAGCACGCCGCGCTGACGCCGCACGCCGAGGGCGCCGCGCTCGACGCCGCGCTGATCGCCGCCGCGCTCGAGGCCGCGGGCACCCGCGCGCCGAGCGCGGCCGGCCCCACCGCCGACCTCGGCGGCGGCCCGTCGGCCTGGCGCACCGGCCGCGCCGGCTGGCGCGCGTAG